The following coding sequences lie in one Apteryx mantelli isolate bAptMan1 chromosome 6, bAptMan1.hap1, whole genome shotgun sequence genomic window:
- the LOC136992297 gene encoding collagen alpha-1(XVIII) chain-like — MAQDEEGSGDVTSLQGWEPGPSAAVPTGNESVASTELPRVAEGTHSGLEQGDGNVTGMPESTVRPPTSIASTATPPIGTAPARSQDTTSSSTKGPHLLTTAGPELVLPEPTESLGKRKGTRVSLQRPVAPRPGSAPFPFSPGDGAHEQVVPPQEPFSGEGLGSLASPKAQPARVAPSRARDGASATPHSADHPELSPRASTRDRRPSAAFGLPHAALSATPPGDRSPKRSSSSQLLQGTGRPAGRWGLALAGVNGSWSPSAPNVNATNDVDFPPADNSDPLEFDLLTSTLRLYSSNSAGFASFFPGLTPEAGRCLPFPARLPYCTTLGTKHFRLPNYLSHGSEAEIRAALHEWEGLLKSRCHRYLEWFLCLLLVPGCNASVPITPPPCQGFCEAVRDLCWMHLAAGHLPLPCDSLPAEDGGYSCVFINVSAGNVAG; from the coding sequence ATGGCGCAGGACGAGGAGGGGTCGGGGGACGTCACCAGCCTGCAGGGCTGGGAGCCGGGTCCCAGCGCAGCAGTGCCCACGGGCAACGAGAGTGTTGCCAGCACGGAGCTCCCGCGTGTGGCTGAAGGCACCCACAGCGGGCTCGAGCAGGGGGACGGGAACGTCACGGGGATGCCGGAGAGCACGGTACGACCGCCAACAAGCATCGCTTCGACGGCCACTCCTCCCATCGGCACGGCACCTGCCCGCAGCCAGGACACGACCAGCAGCTCCACCAAAGGCCCCCACCTTCTGACGACAGCAGGACCCGAGCTGGTGCTCCCCGAGCCAACAGAGTCGCTTGGCAAACGGAAGGGGACTCGGGTGTCCTTGCAGAGGCCGGTGGCACCCCGTCCAGGTAGTGCTCCTTTCCCTTTCTCACCAGGTGACGGTGCCCACGAGCAGGTGGTACCTCCCCAGGAGCCCTTCTCAGGAGAGGGCTTAGGAAGCCTTGCCAGCCCCAAAGCACAGCCAGCCCGCGTAGCGCCTTCCCGGGCCCGAGATGGAGCATCAGCTACGCCACATTCTGCAGACCACCCGGAGCTGTCCCCTCGCGCCAGCACGCGAGACAGGCGACCCTCCGCTGCCTTTGGGCTGCCTCATGCTGCTCTAAGTGCCACCCCTCCAGGTGACCGGAGCCCGAAACGTAGCAGCAGCAGCCAACTGTTGCAAGGCACTGGACGACCTGCTGGCCGCTGGGGGCTAGCGCTAGCCGGTGTAAATGGCAGCTGGAGCCCTTCTGCTCCTAACGTGAATGCAACTAATGATGTGGACTTTCCTCCTGCTGATAACTCTGATCCTCTCGAGTTTGATTTACTAACCTCCACTCTGCGACTTTATAGTAGTAACAGCGCAGGGTTTGCTTCCTTCTTTCCCGGACTGACGCCAGAGGCTGGTCGTTGCCTGCCCTTCCCAGCCCGCCTGCCCTACTGTACCACCTTGGGCACCAAACATTTCAGATTGCCAAATTATCTCAGCCACGGCAGCGAGGCGGAAATTCGGGCTGCTTTGCATGAGTGGGAGGGGCTGCTTAAATCCCGGTGTCACCGCTACTTGGAGTGGTTTCTCTGCTTGCTCCTGGTCCCTGGGTGTAACGCTTCTGTCCCCATAACTCCCCCGCCATGCCAGGGCTTCTGTGAGGCCGTGAGAGACCTGTGCTGGATGCACTTGGCCGCTGGGCACCTGCCTCTCCCGTGTGACTCTCTCCCTGCGGAGGACGGAGGGTATTCTTGTGTCTTTATTAATGTTTCTGCAGGTAATGTGGCTGGGTaa